Genomic DNA from Paramisgurnus dabryanus chromosome 11, PD_genome_1.1, whole genome shotgun sequence:
tctcaccctcataatgggagagggagggtgttactgcgccgagtcgaagtactcccaaaagtgctattacgccataaaatatagttactcttttaaatccgcttagaaaagcgctatgttttattttgtaccaccaaacttgctcgtataactactcgtcttaaataggaaaaacgttgatgtgtttggtcacttctaactttatctctaaatggtaccattgaatgaatggggctaagctaaatgctatcgaagcgtcgcagcgcgctccagcgcttacgtgcacacacacagatgatagagggatgattcaacagttcttagttaaggtaataacatattttaatattgaaaataagTAGACAATTCCTTTAACAGAGGCCGTTCTCAAGCCAAAGGATGCATGCTCTGGAGGTTggatttgtaggctgcatacgtcatcaagacagtcttgtttcagaatattaacaattataaagttgattattattcttagttaatcgtaaaatgttgtaatatgcttatgaattgcaaatgtaatgctcaggtaacttaaataaatcaggcttgatgacatatgcAGCCTTCGGATTAAGAAATGGCGAAACATATCCGGTGCATCACTTTTTGCAATCCCCCAGAAACACTTCCATTGTCGTTTACTGCTTGCAGTGCGTTTCTGTATTTATATGTGTTGTGAGAATTTGCAACgcatttctgtatttgtttgtgttgtgagtATCTGCAGTGCATGTGTTGTCAAACTGATGAAGATGTTTTCTTGAATTGCTGGTGTTTTTTTCTAATTGCATGTTTTCTTTCGTTGCAGTGCAGTGACTCCTGTTGGCCACCATAGTTTATAGTCGGGGGGTACCCTTTATAAAGAAAAGTTTAAAcagaaattaaaattctgtcatccttTACACATCCCTGTGTCTTCTGGAACATGTAACATTCCTGTGGAATACAAAactataaaattatattattaaattatttatttgaaaataacatttttgttaaaacgCATGGGTGTTGGAGTCAAAAAAATGTGGGTAGGTCCAAAACATTTACTGGAGGAGATGCCATTTTCCTGTATTCTAGtgccttttaattaaacaattgcttttATAGCCTAAAAGCTTTCTTTACCTTGTTGCGTCGCGGTCATGCAGCAGGCGAAAATAGTAAAAACACGAAATGGAGTTATTTATATGGCTGCAGCTGAAACGTGgaatgtttaatgtaattatgttttattaatgtagTTCGGGAGAAACATGTCAAAATAAACTAATCAATTGTTACCAGCTGTCTACCATCAGTAATTAAATACTCTAGTATCACCAGCTGACTACGATCAGTAATCAACATATCTACCCAATCAGGGCGAAGGCAAGCCCATATTTAAACAGAGTCAAACTCACCTAAGGATTCTCCACAAATCTTCAGAATTCCTCCACCACCTTGTCTCCTCTCACTCAACAGGTTACTTCCTAAACCGGTGGGGGGGGGTACTCTGCATTTGGGCCATTTACCAACCTCAGAGCCCTCTCCcaggacagcacgccaaatatgttTACCAATTTATCTATCCAACTTATTTGGAAGTGTAAATTCGTGAATTAGGTCATTCCtcaagtggaatggatttgactgACAGCGCTCTGACAAGTGAACAGACATATACGCTAAATTTGAGAAAATGTGACTTGGACCaatatcattggtcttaaaaagtgtgTGGGTCTTGTCCTACCCACATATAATGGTTCCAACAGCCatgaataaaagtaaattaaGTTAGAATGTAAATGCACATTTTATTGCATGAGCTTATATCAAAAATTagattaaagtttaaaatattgttttctttatgacagatttatacCAGTAACATCTTAAATCTTATGCTTCTAGTCTTTGTTGATTTTTGGCAATTTGGAAATGGCTCCTTAGTGACATCCAGCTAggaatttataaaataaaattttagccCATGGTATAGCAATTTGAGCAGACTTGCTTGTAAAAGAGCAATATAGGTGCACATTAAAAGAAATGGCTGATATTTTGGGGTGGGGCATTAAAAAATTCAgtgaaaaaaatgcatttaaatgctTAATAAAtacaacttttcaaaacacaTTATGAATCAAAATATGCATTAgattaattttaaaaatatatttttttaaatacatttttgtaaagctTGTTTTGTCATTAACCCTTCGCCTTACACACAACATAGCTGTAAAATGCTCCCagatgtgaaaaaaaatgtaggAGCAATTTTCCTCTAATGTCATGAAAAGGTCAATCTTAGGTgcctaatgcatcttttcttACTAACTTTTTGCCTGTATAGAGCCGGTAACCTTCAAACTCACATCCCGATGAATGATGGTATTACATGTTAgactaataaaaagaaaaatttgtGGCTTGCAGTGTAACGGGTTCATTAGGAAACCTTTTACCTGAATTCAGATGGTGAAGGCTTTCTGTAAAGCATTGACCGTCACCTGTACAGTATACATGCGCTGCTGGTTCATGAATGCTGTCTTTAAAAGTCTGTAATATTACTTGGAGAGCAGGAGAGAAAACGTGTCTATTGAAGAGCAAGCATGTGACAGCATGTATAACGCATAAAACTGCATCTTTTCATGCAGAACATCTCAAGGCTTCCAACAGGGTTCaacttatataaaaaaagacaaatagCGTTTATAGATCTGTCCATTTGGAGATGGTAGAGATTACAGcatgttttattcatttatcaAATGCAcctgaaataaagaaaacaggTCATGCAGCCCCATGCGAATAGCAATGCCATCCTTTGTCAATGCATTTGCCGACTGGTTGTTTCTCAAGTTCTCCAAATGTCTGAAGTGGATGATAAATGTCATACATATCTATAATGAACAATTATAGATGATCAAAGGCCAAACCAAAATACGGCATTAAAGGATAAACGTACTTAGATTTGTAGTCTGAGTAAACTGATGTAACCTGTCTTTCAAATCCTAGATACTACGCTACAGTTCATCCTCTTAAGAAGCGCATCTCAGTTCTGGCCTGCACCTATCTTCTGTCTGGGATCTGGATTCTGTCGTGTGGTCTGGTTGCTCCGGCCGTGGCCCACACCTACCACGTTGAGTTCAAAGATGAAGGCTTCACCATCTGCGAGGAGTTCTGGATGGGTCAGGAGAAAGAGCGACTGGCATACGCGTACAGCACGCTCTTTATCACTTACGTTCTTCCCCTCTCCGCCCTCTGCATTTCttatctgtgcatttctgtgaaACTTCGCAACTGCGTGGTGCCAGGTCATCGTACCCAGAGCCAAGCCGAAGCCCAGCGGGCCCGTAAGCGAAAGACGTTTCGCCTGGTGTCGTTGGTGGTCGCCGCGTTCGCCATCTGCTGGCTGCCGATAAGCGTTTTCAACGTTCTTCGGGATATCGATATTGACCTGATCGACAAGCGTTATTTTTTGTTGATTCAACTGTTATGTCACTGGTGTGGAATGAGTTCCTCTTGCTGTAATCCTTTTTTGTACGCGTGGCTGCACGATCGGTTCAGGGCGGAGCTGCGGAAGATGTTTACCTGCCATCGACGAATTGGCATTGGGATACCGGCCAACAATTGTGCCACTGCTAGCGTGGTTCTCTGACAGCAAAAAGTCAAGATGAGTTATTTCAAAGGCTATGGTGAATGCAGAGGCAACCAGATCACTCGATCTGTTACCTTTAGTCCTGCTCATCCTTCACATACATAATGTTGCAGATGGTAACAAAGAAACGCTACATCTACTGTAGCATGTATCCGCGCTAGTAATATACAGAAAATGTGGTTGGATTATGCCTAAAGGTTGACCATTATGTCTCTGATCTCTATATGGATTATGGAGGCAGTGCTGTTTTGAATGGAAACTGACCATAGATGTTTGTTTTGGATGTCATTACACAGTTTCAGAAGATAACTTTCTGTCAGACATCTACGAGATGGTTCGAATGAAGTGTGAGAAAGAAGCAGACAAAAGTCTATTTTGAGATGTATGACTGTAATGTATATAAAATGGacaattccatgcaaatgtaaaccttatcatgaaatgtaaaattttaaacCATATGTCAATATTTGGTGGTTCAAATATCCATGCAAGCTctcttttaaagttttaatttttattttcaaaatggtaaattttaaattaagtttatttaactacagacgcatggtcatgtaatccaaccaatcaggTGTCTATAAATAGCCATCGTTCACCTCTGTCCCGTAACAGTTTTTGGAGCATCCTtcctccaccccatcacctcactctcaGCTAGTACATCTATCCCAGgggggagtactctgggttcgggctAAAATTCAGAGCTCGGACAGCATGCCAAATAAgctttatctcattccctattgattacatgttaatgcgaactcgtgaGATGCCATCACTTTTCCATTTCTTATGGTGTATTATTGCTTCTGGTTTATGCATTTTAATTCACAAAAGTATGTTGTCTCTCAAAAACGTGTCCttttttgtcacatccataGCGCATGCATGCATCTCTCATctaaaacagaaaacatgagtatagacggatatttttctgatgtttGATCATAAGgggtttaggaaaatataaTCAGATTAAATATATTGACAATATGTGcattcactgagaatttgtattttaagttttgactgcaaatgtcacatccataatgctAGAATGTTGAAATAATAAACAATGTGTTGACTGGAGGTTATGTTTTATATTCTGGCGTTCATATACTATAATCTCTTAATTTAACAGCACCACTACTACTGTGTGTCAGGTTGAATTATGGAATAAGTTTGGGATAATTGCGCTT
This window encodes:
- the prlhr2a gene encoding prolactin releasing hormone receptor 2a, which codes for MDSSGESLSSPISSCCMDNATMENSSMGQIFEVVLQSKNTTKRNPQFVGVELLQSFKPLIIPCYALVLLVGVFGNYLLLYVICHTKKMHNVTNFFIGNLAFSDMLMCATCVPFTLAYAFNPRGWVFGRFMCYLVFLIQPVTVYVSVFTLTAIGVDRYYATVHPLKKRISVLACTYLLSGIWILSCGLVAPAVAHTYHVEFKDEGFTICEEFWMGQEKERLAYAYSTLFITYVLPLSALCISYLCISVKLRNCVVPGHRTQSQAEAQRARKRKTFRLVSLVVAAFAICWLPISVFNVLRDIDIDLIDKRYFLLIQLLCHWCGMSSSCCNPFLYAWLHDRFRAELRKMFTCHRRIGIGIPANNCATASVVL